A single region of the Paraburkholderia sprentiae WSM5005 genome encodes:
- a CDS encoding sensor histidine kinase — protein MSVRVWVTSVAALAVSLAVLSAVVAYAFNHFPEQMLGRHEQIENAVKIADGLKFDASGRPVSIRLPDKTAWLFEVVPAELKYRVLDAQGNVLLSSNSAERDAPWSVADLETIAGGVQRVHIDGKPYDIMTLRVPHGNAVFYVQTAMSRRLLNAIISQKITPIQIIVPVTILVAMVTFGLTLTLTVYCVLRPLREASKAAASITPRNLKTRLSLTGIPGEITPLIHAFNDALGRLENGFAVQQQFLASAAHELQTPLTLIRGQIELQPDIEDKDLLLREIDMMARQVRQLLHLAEVSESQNFTFGNVNSLDVAQDVVAYLSRKADARQIKLELHSAGNGPSIWADRSALFILIKNILENAINVTPANSTVSVLVDDVSVQIRDEGPGIKDEHLPFLFKRFWRAPDSRHDGAGLGLAICKEIALAHDWRLTVSSLRLGTCFVVRFC, from the coding sequence TTGTCCGTCCGTGTCTGGGTGACGAGCGTTGCCGCGCTCGCTGTCAGCCTTGCGGTGCTGTCCGCCGTCGTCGCCTACGCGTTCAATCACTTTCCCGAACAGATGCTCGGGAGGCACGAGCAGATCGAAAACGCCGTCAAGATTGCGGACGGCCTGAAGTTCGACGCGTCGGGTCGCCCGGTATCGATACGGCTTCCGGATAAGACTGCGTGGCTTTTCGAGGTCGTGCCGGCCGAGCTCAAGTACCGAGTACTGGATGCGCAGGGCAACGTGCTGCTTTCATCGAATTCTGCCGAGCGCGACGCGCCCTGGAGCGTGGCTGATCTGGAGACGATCGCCGGCGGCGTTCAACGCGTTCACATCGACGGGAAACCGTACGACATCATGACGCTGCGCGTCCCCCATGGCAACGCTGTGTTCTACGTTCAGACCGCAATGAGCAGGCGTCTTCTCAATGCCATCATCAGCCAGAAAATCACGCCAATCCAGATCATTGTCCCGGTGACGATTCTCGTGGCAATGGTTACCTTCGGCCTCACGCTGACATTGACGGTTTATTGCGTGCTCCGCCCGCTGCGGGAAGCATCGAAGGCTGCAGCGTCGATCACGCCGCGCAACCTCAAGACACGTCTTTCGCTGACAGGGATACCGGGTGAGATCACGCCGCTTATCCATGCGTTCAATGACGCGCTAGGCAGATTGGAGAATGGTTTTGCCGTTCAGCAACAGTTTCTCGCATCTGCCGCCCACGAACTTCAAACGCCGCTCACGCTGATTCGCGGGCAGATAGAACTGCAACCGGACATTGAAGACAAGGACCTGCTGCTACGCGAGATCGACATGATGGCGCGTCAGGTGCGGCAACTCCTGCATCTGGCGGAAGTGAGCGAATCGCAGAACTTTACGTTCGGCAACGTCAATAGCCTTGACGTCGCGCAGGACGTGGTGGCCTATCTTTCGCGCAAGGCCGACGCACGACAGATCAAGCTTGAACTCCATTCGGCGGGCAACGGACCATCGATCTGGGCGGACCGCAGCGCGCTGTTCATCCTCATCAAAAACATTCTAGAGAATGCGATTAACGTAACGCCAGCGAACAGCACGGTGTCGGTCCTCGTCGACGACGTTTCGGTGCAGATTCGCGACGAGGGGCCCGGGATCAAGGACGAACATCTGCCATTTCTTTTCAAGCGTTTCTGGCGCGCGCCCGATTCGCGGCACGATGGCGCTGGGCTGGGTCTGGCCATCTGCAAGGAGATCGCTTTGGCCCACGACTGGCGGCTAACTGTCAGTAGCCTGCGCCTCGGCACCTGCTTTGTCGTCCGGTTCTGCTGA